ATCTGATTGCTCAATGTTGCGTTGTTAATAGAGATATAATTTAAAAGagtatatcaaaataaaaataaaaaataaaaaaatagttggtCTAGAGTTGACTCTAGAATCGGACTATGGTCTAGACCTCAATCCCACGCTCAACGGGATTGGTCTTTAGTCCCAAAAAATGAGGACCAATACTGTATGGGTTGATCCTCGGGTTAGGTATTAGATTGACTCAAACAAAGAATGCAACTTTCAAGGGAATGACCACCTATTGTCATGCAATGACAAGAATTGCACGGATTAGTGCAGTAAATGTAAGTGCAAAAGCACAAGTCATATGTATTTGCCAACATATCTAAGTTAAAAAGATAAGGTGGTGTACGCAAAATAGATTTCAAGATGTTGCCGGTTAAAATTAATTGTTAtgaattccttcatttttcATCTCTCTCCCACGCGTGCACGAGATGCCCACTAATCATATAGACAGAACAAGAAACAAATTCAAACTCATAACGTGGTGGCCCAAACACGCGACTGTACTAGCAATCAAATTATTTGAGTTAACAAAGGGAATAGCTATTGCCTTAGTTCTTGACGATTCAATAACAAAAAGGTCACCAAACTCTCCTCACTCTCTTCTATATTAACTATGTAATGATCATGTTACTTGCTCTCTTTTGACAATATAACTATAATAAATGGAAATTAACATGCCAATATGCGTAGAGACGATACATCAACATCATTTTAATTATTCAAGAAATCCTTTGCTTGCATCGTAGAAGTTTGTGTTGATATGATCATGATTCTAGTGATGCAAATGCAACAGCAACCAGCAAGAAAGAAGCAGCTGAAACCAGATTAAGACAACCcaccttcttccttcttcttttctcaagGGATTTTACTAAGATCAAATTCAAAGAGAGAAGTCTATCTGAGCACGAAAAGTCAAGTAATAAAATTCTCATTCTGAGCCAAACGAGGCCTGACTTCATTGACAATATGAATAATTTCTATCCATGATAGAAAAAACCTGCTCCTCTAAATTTGCAGCAGGGCGATCTTCACAGTTCTCAGATTCAGCAACATTTATTGATGCCAATAAAGGTATGATGGTGCACAGGAATAAATTTAAGGAATTTGAAACCAAAATCTGTTCGCCCCTATTTGTCTGAATCAATTACAGTTGAGGACATAGAGGGCGCAATCATGAGATCCCACCTTTGTTGCTATTGTGCCATTCGTCAGGCGGCCAAGGCCAGTGCCGCTCCATATTTCTTTGCCTTCACAGGAAGTGATGCTCCGACCAGGAAGCACCTTGGCCAGGTCGGAGACTTCTGTGGCTATCACCATGTTTTCTGAATTCAGGTTGAAAAAGGCCAGATATATTTCTCCTGCATTGATGTAAGAATAAAACTAgctgagccaaaaaaaaaggtctaaAAATGATCATACTGGCTAAAGTAGAATGCTTGGCAAAGCTATTAAGATCTGCTGATTAGGCCTTTGACCATTTGTTTGAAACTGGATTATATTGCAATTTCTTCTGCCTTAAGAAGTGTCTACATCCAAATTATGTAAGAGGAGGAGGGGGTTAAAAATCAAACCCGATCTTCCAGTTGCGATCCAGGAGCGAGCTCCTGCAGCACCAACATTAGCTGCACAAACAATGTGGCTGTAAATAAGTCGCACAAAAACATCAAATTTCTGGTGTTTGACATCAGGATCTCTTCTTATAACCTTTGACTTTTTTCATTATAGCGCAGAGTCCAGAATAGCTGCTTATCAGTGTCCCATTACTGTGAAACTCCCACATCTGTCAAATGTAAGCATTCCATATGTTATCTTCCACATGAATCTAAGCCAAATGATGAATTCcagctcaaagaaaaaaaatatagtggTATGGAATGTAGCAATGACATCATTTACTTGATAATATTAACAGGTGCTAAAAATGCAACAAAACATAGGAGTTTTCTAATTGGGTCTCGAGTTTGTCTTCTGTGCTGATGTTCAACTAATAACAACACATACCTGATTAGCATTCCATGTGCAGCGTGAAAATGAGCCTCTTGTAAACTCACTAGATGTGATTTTGCGTCTTGGAGAAGCATTTAAGCAGTAATTCGCCTTTTCAGAAGCTAATAAATGAAGTGCTCCCTGATATTGGCTCCCATACATTATTTCTTCATCTCTGTTACACAGCACAAGCATATATCAACACTTGTGCTATGAACAATTACAGGTAGAGAGAACAGCAAATGGAAAAAAGTAGAAGTAGGAGAGAGCATTTTTACGATTTGACTAAAGAATTTCTCTTGTATAGGCAAAATGGTTCTCCATATCTACCCTCCATGTTCTCTTTCCAGCAGATCCGTTCCAAACTTTGGTCTGGCTCTTCAACGAGCCATCTGCTTGCTTTTGGATCTTTGCAACTAGTCAGACCCAAAACCTCTACCTCTGACTCTTCCATACTTGTTGGGTACATTCTAGACCGCCCGAGTTTTCTACCTCTTGGACTCGATGATTTACGGATATATGGGAACTGTAAATTAATCAATATGAGTAGCCTAAAAGTTCTTCGAAATGTTTGATGTATTGAATCTTAAGAGAGAGTACATGCCTCCGCATTGTTTGAGCTATAGGAATTTATCTCAAGCAGAATGGGATTGGTAATAAGACTGAAAGTTGTATCATCAATGTTCCTCAAATCTCCACCAAACATGAGGGGGGACTTGGCCATCGACCAGAGAGTCATCTACAACTATATTCCGttagctcaaaataaaaaatttctgattGGCGCAAATATTaaagtcacaaaaaatcttTATCAAACACATACCTGAGTTCTTTGCTCCTTTAGGTTAAGCCTACATCTCCTATGAGGGCCTTCATTTGAACCTAATTGTTGAGAGTTTTCACTTTAGCAATACATCACCTCATCTACTTTTCGAAAGATAGTGACAAAGAGTTCATGACTGCAAGATAATTTGCAAACTGCAAAAATTACATAATGAAGGAGCCCTGACAGCCACTGTCTACTGACATCTGTCATATAACCACGATTGTGAAGTTTCAAACTATCCATCTGCGACATTCTGAAATTGTAAGCGAAGCTTTATCATGAGCTGTAATTTTATGCTAGGGCACATGAAATTAGCCTGCACAAGCTACAGTGAGAATTCACTCTATGTATGTAACAACCTGGACACAGTCCGCATGGTCGAAACACCAAAAGGAGAACTTCAGGCATAACCTTCAAGGGTGTGCCCTTACTATCATGTCAGAGCCTCTATCCAGCTCCACAATGCACATTAGGTTTTACAATATCACATGATTAGCATGTTAATTACTTTCTTCCGAAAATCCAAAGTAATCTGATAGGGCCTGCACTAATTGGGTGTAATCTCTCGGCTCCTCATATAACAACAATCTGACCCATTTGTAAGCAATATTCATTTGATGGAGTGTTAAGACCATTGAAACAGCTTTATACCCACTTATTAGTCCAGTCAATCCCTTTAAGTGCAAGATGGAGCAACAGACCTTCAAGTTTATCGCAGAGTAAGACAAGCCCATCGTTATTACCTGGATCAGTAAGATATCCCAGTggtagcatatcaaggtcaggcCATGATCTCCCCAACAAGCCACTGGAGCCAATCATTTTAGCAGCAGCAAAGTCCCTGATGAACAATAAATTATCAGATTATTAATGGGTGATCTAAGTCCATGACTTTTGTGCTTGACTGTCACATGTTAAATCACCTTGCAACATCAAAATGTGCCGCAACATCTCCCCATGAATCCCAATCATCCCCAGTAATCCTATACAAGTTGGTCGATCCACTCACAGCCTTTGCCATATCTGGTGTAACACTAGTTCCAGGAGACAGAGAATATAGGATGGGACGGTCAAGCTCCTTTAGAACCTGTGCAAGGTCACATCAGATATTGTACCCGCCTCAGTTTTCATCTGCAGTGTCTCCTTAACAGAAAGGACAGTGGTAATTAGGTGAATAAAAGATGAAGAGCCATCATATCGCACCTCAGAGACATACGTGATCTCATTCACATTCAGATCGTCACCAAAAACGCAGTCATTTTTTACTGcatcaaaatgataaaaactTAGTGTAAAGGATAGTAATTGTAAGTgcttcaaaattaatttcatcTACGGTAATTATTTAGTTAAATCATCATTTGAAACTAATTAAAGTAGTTTGAATTTAAGAGGTGATCGGCAGcaccaaaaatttacaaaagtcCTCATCAACTTACTGAAATCAACGCCCCATGATGCGTATTGCTGATAAAGTGACCTCAAGAAGGCTTTTCCAGCTCCCAAGTCAGTATTTACACTCATGAATCCATTACGCATCCAAGCACAAGCCTTTTCCTTCAGCCCTATATCTTGTGCATACCAAACCCGACCGGACTCTTCATATGCACCTCCCTAGTATGGAATCAGAGTAGAAGTAAAAAAGTTATTTCAGAGAAAATCAAGGGTCACGCTTAATACTTTTCCTAAGACCATGACAGGAGATCAGTGTTTTAGATATTTTGATAAAAGCAAATGTAAATAGTTTAAAGGAACTCGCTCTCACAAGTAATTTTAAAACCAATGATAAAGTGACCCATCAATCTTGTGTAGAGAAAGGCTTTGTGCAAGACAGAGAAAATCAGCAGATGAAAGCCTATGAGTAAAATGAACAAACCGTGATCGTATCTAGGATAGGAGTCTTGGCATTGACAGCTTGCGTGCTTATTCCTCTCATGACATGTATCCCGAACTTTAGACCCATGCTATGGACTTTTTTTGCAACTTCAGTGAATCCCTTCCCACCTCTAGACGAAGGCCATCGAACTGGGTCAGGGATCATCCTTCCCCATTCATCAATCACATCGAATCCCAGAGAATCAACGTAAGCACCCGGCACTTTTTTTCGGTACCAAAGGTAGTCGACAACTACATACTGTGTAGtttggaggaaaaaacaaaagtgaggATGAGAAGAAAATGCTTTAGTTTCACTAAGAATCGCTTGCTATTCTAGATAAAAGCTGACAATCTATTAATGAAATGTCACAGTTATATAGATAGAACCTCATATTTCTGAGCATGTAGCTTCTCGGAAATGATCTCAGCGTTATGCAGAAACTCTTCTTCGGAGACGGTCCAGCAGAAGGAATCATATGAATTCCAACCTCTTGGTGGGGTGCTAGCACGCTCTTCATCCTTTCGATTTGAAGCTTCAGTTAATACActgtaaaaaaagaaattagtcTTACCAATTGCTCCGCCTGGTTAGATCTACCAATTACTTCAGATgtcgtgcaagaaattctcGGAACATCTGAGGAAATACATTGCTATATTCATACAAAAATCTTCAACTGCATTATTGTATAAGTCAGTGGTTTTACACATGAGCTTTTACGATGTTGTCTAAATACATCACAGCACCACTTTTGCTGGAGATATATCCAAACCCATTTTTGCTAGTGACACAGTTATCCAAGCAAAATAGCAACAACAGAATCAAAAGCACagaaattgccaaaaaaaggGGTGTATGTTGACTCTGTCAATCCTCTGATTTATCCCATACGCTCTGTCTCACAATTAGCCTCACTTGACTCAAATGCAAAATCCAAGACCAACCCAAATCCTCATATACAACGGACTCACGAAACGAATCAGTTTCCAACAATCACTGCCGATTGTTTCTCCAAAACATTCGCACGCAGCTCTCAACAGACCCGTTGACCTCCAATTCTCACGTCCTACCGTATCCCCACCATTAAAGAGCATAGATCAGCAAAAGGAAGCTGCCAGAGCTTATTGGGTAAGCCGGGTAACTCGCATTACCAAACGAAAAAACACAACGACCCTCGTCACAGTAAGTTCAGAACTCTGCATCTCTTCTAGCCGGGCACtaagaaaaaagtcaaaaccCAATTGGGATTCGCGGTGCGAGATTCGAGCTTCACCTGAGAGcaagtaggaggaggaggaggaagaaggaggaggaggaggaggaagagagggagagcttCATCGCCGGGAGTGATGGAACTGTCGGCCTCGAGCTGGAACGCaggaaagaaggagagagagaggagaaggtgGTAACTTTCTTTCTTGTCTCGAATTACGCATACGGTACGAGGAGTAGTACGTGGATGATTTATACATGGGTTAAAAGCCAAGAATAATTGAATGCTTCCTTGTCCTAAAACACATATTcgtacgagagagagagagagagagagaggggagaaaaTGTCACTAAAATAGGATGATGCATTTCGAGGATAATTTAAGATTGACTTTTATGGAAATTTAAGTGTGATTTTGCTAATTAGATTGATGATAATGTGAGTATTTTTGTCAAAATGATAATGTGAGTTAATTTTCATAGTTTTCATATGTTTTTGCaaaaatgtataatttaaaaatatttttctaaaatgattgtttgtatcgtttataattttttttcattgtttactaaaatttttagacataaattgttgttgataataaaaatacttctcattaactaattattttgagtAATTATGGTTAAGAAATGTTTTcctaatcatttatttttcacgaaataaacgAAATATTATCAAAAGGAAGTTTTCTTAACTATAATTTTCTTTGCAATCCAATTTGTTAAGTCTATTGGAATCCCCATGTTATTACCTATTTATTCCTTTTTAAGTAATTACTTCTTTCTTGTTTATTGATATTTacaatctcaatgtttcaatgAAGCATGGGCCACTCAATTTTTGTGATgtgaattttcatttcatctTTGATTAAAAAGATAATAGCTATccaattttaaggattttaatCATAGTTatgttgaaatattttctttttacaataGCACGAGATAATATGAATGATCGATATTGAATACGCAAATGTCCAATCCTAATTGAGAGTGATGCCCTTCTGGCTAGgccattgattgttttttctCCCTTCAAATTTTCACCGCTCTTTCCATAGTACTTCCAAGCAAGGTAGCTGACCTTCTCCCCCCAatcttttctttcacttctcATTCTTTACCCGACTCTTTTGCCTTCACAAATGGCGAGGTTCCCTTTACTTATTacttataataaaagaaaaatagatttgacaTGTTTTTCCTCCGATCCTTTCTTACCATAATTAATTGCTTCCTTTgctgttctttttggagggatcACTTCTCTAATCGGTGTACTTTTCTCCTCCATTTTGTAGACTTTTCATTGCTTAATATCACTAATATTTCTAATCACAGGGAAGCTGAAAGTTTTCCATCCTCTAACTTCCTAATGTGAGTcatgaaaattaaattcaaactcaaaagcATCAAAATTAATGCATggattttctgtttttggtcTAAAGGGCAAATATTGGATAAAAGCACTTCTATTTTTGGGGGAAAATGTATAAAAATGAGTTCGATTATGCGAGGGTTGAATATggattgagaaatttttttgatcataatTATATgaccaaacccataccaatccACCCTAGGAACAAGTCTAAATGTAAAAGCATGTGACCAATTAAAAAGGGACTTggatgaaaatagaaattattgGCCAAGGTCATGCAAAGTAACTTTGAATTAGCTTATTGGTAAGTGTACCAAAAAGGGCCTAATGTAAATCAatcaaacataaaaatgaatttgtaGATCAAACCAATAATCTATTTTGACATGTGGCATCCAATCCAATGGAGCAACTGGTACAATTTCGTTGATTTTCTGTATTTGAAAGCATCACAATTAATGCATGAATATTCTATATTTAGTCCTACAGGCAAATGTTAGGTAAAATCCTACCATGTTGGAAAGAAGGCCTATTAGATTGtgggaaaatgtgaaaaagttatTTCAATTATGAAAGGGttgcataaaaattgataaaacttGGCGATCCAAAATTATATAATTGGATTCATTTCAATTCACCATGTGGATAAGTCTAAATGTAAAAAGtatgcgattttttttaaaaatggactCCAGCCAAACTAATCTTCTATTTCAAGTCCCTCCTTGTTTAACGCAAATGTTTTGGTGGTGCAATCCATTTCGTGATTACACAGGTAGATAAGGAATCATTAAATTCATACATAAAGGGGTTCTATAAATGTTATTTTCCTTATGGGATGGTGCTCCCGACAACGCATGatgttggttttcttttatcgCACTTGGGAAAATGAACTAGATTTAATGATGCCAgatgctttttttttggctttttgtcAGCTACTGGTCTCAGGATAGAGACAGGACGGCAAGGAGACAGATGGGGGGTCGCCAAAACGTGGGAGGCTATTGTTTGGCCAGATACGATTGGGCTGCAAAAAGGTGACCCCCGAGGCTAGAGATCAAAGTTGACCTGTTCTTGTCAGATTGCCCAATTAACTATTTTTAACCTTTCCTTTTAATGTAAACATATCCTCCTCTAGTTTGCTTAGATTCTTGAGTCATCCATCAGAAGCAATCCTATCAAGTTTGCTTGCTTGGCGTGACGGTTTAAGCAAATCGTCAAATAATGCTGATCCTACACGCATgatcagaaaaagaaagagatgagAGGGATAGCAGGTCGTCCCTAGCTCATCGATGAGGTCCCCGTTAGACATCGGATAACGATCGCCAATTCGAGCTAAGTTGTGCTCTTGCCTAGACTGCGAGGGTGGTAATTACTCCCATGGATGACCCCACATAAATATGTTGGTCATGAGGAGGGTTGTCGGGTATGATTGGAAGAGTTTTGGAGAAACGCAAAGTCAAtttcatttggattttttttatattataaaaaattaagagcAAATGTCTCAAAGTAAATAATTATTGAGTTTTTGATATCACAAGAAATAAGATAAATGCATCCTAGTTAggatgatttgaaatttttaatggtttatttccttacttttttattatttaaaaataggGAACAATTTTAGCTATAGGAAGAATATTATATTGCTAAGTAGGAAAAATGGTATGGGCAAAtaaggacgcgtttggtaacgattactGTTTCAGTAGATtcgattagaaatgatttttttttttttgttccacgAATTgattctaagtattttaagctattttataactataaaaaatttctaattttgaaataaaattgcgtttggtaccatgctaattgattatgttccaaattaatttattttaatttttaaataatttttattatttttattattttttcttttcttttttctcctatttttcttcttcttcttcttcaagccgGTCGCCGGTCCAACAACCGGCCAAACGAGGGTCGGTGACCTCACTGgagcgtcgccagccctcgtcggCTGAGCCTCGTCGatagctgggcgaggctcgcctagccctaCCGGCCTCGCTGGTGGCTAGGCCGGCCTCGTTAGGGCTGAGTGAGGCCCGGCTAGCCACTGGTGGGGCTGGGCATCAGGAGGTTTGCCCAACCTTGAAGAGGCTCGGCTTGCCAGATTTggagaggccgagcctcgccggtggctaagCTTGCCTCTAGCGAGTTCGCTGAACCTCACCTTGgcctggcgagcctccggcgagcttgccaaACCGGTTGCTGGCGAGCGGCGGACAGTGGTGGATGGGGGCGGATGGTGGCGtgcgattgaagaagaagaagaaaagagaagaatagttaattctgattttttttttgtgattttggaacaagaactatatatatatatatatatttatttattcttgattctactcccaATTGTTTCcaggaataaatttatttatgggaacaaaaattttaccaaatgcgattttgttcccaaattgattttaggAACAAAGAATCAGGATTTGGCCATGTTTGATATTTAGCtttatttggatggttaccaaacatagTCTAATAGAAAGATTCAGCTGTAAATCAAGCGAGTTAAAAAGAAGTGAATCATATATACTCGGTATACAAGAAACAGTACAAGATGCGTgatgggaaagaaagaagccgCTTCCCGTGGACGAGTGCATCAAGTGAATCTAATTGAGTGCACTTTTGTATAAGTGGAGTTAAAAAGAAGTTAATCATTTCCGCTTCCTTTTTCGTCACACCAGGCGAATACACTACGGGTCAAATCCGGTGTTCGTCTTGCGCCACCAAATGAACCATCGACGGTGAACAAAAAAACGCTGCTATGCGAATCCTAAAGTGTTGTCAGACCAAAAGACAAAATCCTCAAGTGTTGATCGGAGGGATAACATGTATTATTATGCGCTtccagttttccttttttttagccAAGATCTTGCGCTTCAAAAGGGACAAGTTTTTAGCCGTGGGAAGAATCTTATTTCGGCTCGAACCATAAGTCTAGTCCAACCATTTTTCGGTGAACGGGCAAGCCGAAAAGTACCTTGAGGTCTGATCGTGCTCATCTTTAAGTATCTTGAACCTTTGTTGAAGTGCATGCATATTATCAAtaatttaattaggaaaaaatgatattatttgttcatgaattttggtTTAATGgataatatcattttttatttttatttatttaatatgattattaaaatttttctaaattttaatctaatctcgaaacttttattttgtttaatctAAGGGTGCAAATTTTGGCTTGGATGTTTTTGACTTGGCGCAAGAGCTGGATTCCAATATGGCCGCTAAGGATCTAAGCATGGGCATTGGTGGGATCATGGGCTCAACTCTTGTGGACTCGGGTTTGTTTGTTGACGGACCAGGCCCGGCTTCAGTGGACTCGGGTCTAGGCACCGGTGGTGACTTCAGGAGGTGAGTTGAGTTATAGTTCAAATGACTCGGTTTACACGTTTGCCCTAAATATAAACCTTAATTTGGCAATTGTGACTCGAGCTCTTCAGTaaaaaacaatgtcatttgccctttttcctccaaattgacaaattggGGCTAAATTAGGGTGTAGAAGCAAACCCTAGTCTTACCTATTGAAATTATTCGTAAAATTGAAGATGATTATCTGCAAGAGAGTGAGCGAGTATATTCGAGGTAATTGAAGAATTGAATAATTGGTGTTCTAGTTCAAGATGATTCTTGAAGTAGAGCAAGTGACGAGGCATTATGTGAAGCTTTTCGTGTTTTTCGACGATGGGGCTGTTGGGCACATGTGTTGTCCATCGGATATGTCACGttcttcaagatctcctttAGATTTCGCAATGATGTGTAGTCGACCGATAGGTTTGCCCGTCACGTCTTCATCTCCACTGCAAAGCCTTGTCTTCAATCCTCCACTTACGTCGGTTAGCCCGTCATGTCTTCATCTCCACTGTAGTACGCTCGTGACTGAGGTACTTTTTTCGAAAACCCTTAAGGCGCGTTTGGCAATGATTCTGATTCGacagaaatgattatttttgattcCGATCCCAAGAATCGATTCTCgagtaaaagaacgtgtttggtaatttGCTAAAATTTTTGATTCCGGAATAGtaattgcgtttgataacgtgtcATTGATTCtcgttctaaatttttttttttatttttaaataattttttctactttttttctttttctttttttttttttttaccttttttcattttttttttcatttttcctttttctcctatttttcttttcttcttgtggccggtcgccggaccggcgacggTCGGATGAGGGCGGCGACCTCACcgggcgtcgccggcccctcggcgaggcggccctcgtcggccgagcgtCCGCCGGCAGCTCTCGCCCAAGCGCCGCCGACGCTCGCCTCAGCcccaaggctcggcctcgccagatccggcgaggccgagcgtcgccggtgGACCGGGCCTGGacgggcgagctcgccggccgggcgagctcgcccgcccgCCCGGCCATCGGTCGGGCTAGGCGAGCCcggccggtggctaggcaagcctcgcctagccccagcgagcctcggcctcgccgatctgggcgaggcctcgcctttCGGTGGATAGGCGGGCCTCGCGGGGGGGCGAGGCCGCTTGGCCACGCCAAgttaggcgagctcggccggtggcggcgagcctcgcccgcccctcggcgaggctcgccaatgggggcgaggctcgccaatggccgggcgagcctccggAGCGAcccggcgagcctccggcgagatcgccggacctcgccctggccaggcgagcctccggcgagctcgccggaccggcggcgggcggtggtgaGCGGCGGCGGACGatggcgggcggcggcgggcgacggtcgcgtgatggcggaaggaaagaagaagagttttattgtgttgattctttttttgattctcggacgtagaatcaattttttttttattctcaaatctactccAAAACGAttaggaacaaatttgttccctggaacaaaatttttaccaaatgcgattctcgtcccaaacgaTTCTTAACAAAAATCGGGGTAATTAGTTTGTTTGGAGTGttgccaaacagggccttagttGGCAGGTGCGGCCTTTAATGGACCGGCCAAGCAAAACAAACTAGGAGACCCTTCGGGTATTATTTTAGCCCATTGTAATTGAGATACAAATAAAGTAACTGACTGATTAGCCAAAGTCCAATGAATGGGACGCCTTTTTAGGAACTGGATAAATAATCCCTTACCCACTCTTTTGGACTTATTGTGCGCTGATACTAGAAATGTATGTACTGAAAACGTTTCTTACTAATATATTTCAGTATATTtgttcgaaaaaataaaaaaaatcctccgCTTATGTCTCATCTTCACTACAAggccttctcttcctcctccaagcCTCAAGAACAGGTCCCTTCTTCGCCCGTGCTTCGGATTTCATCTTCCTGAGCTTTGGCGAACAAGAATTGGAGGACTTTGCTCTATTTCTCTATCATGAAAACATAgctttctctttcaatttctttggagagacagagagatttCCCCAGAAAAAAGCTATGCCATTTTGTTCACTTTGTCGGGTTGGAcgaatttttttccctttggacttcaatttcttttaaagaagccacctgaaaaataattaaaaagccaCATAGGACTTTTAGCCAAAATTATCGGTAGAGGCATctaattgattgttttttttttcccgatttAACAATTAAGtgattcaacaaaaaaatttggcatcAAAATGAGTATTGTACAAAACTTTTGACAATTCTAGTATTCTTACGTCACCCTTCCAAACAAGTTTTTTGCACTTCTCCCACACTTCTCTttcaagaaaattaccaaaaatttactaaatctattttataaatatcaatttagttccaaaattggccaatttagttcatagatcttttgataatttgctaatttagtgcttttggccaaatttggttGGAAATCACTAATAAAGGTCCTAATCATGCCGTGTAGAACATTTGGCGccgacatggacaattttgtaattttatagatttttatgaatttctatgaatttttttataatttttttattttcttataatttttatttttattgtggCTAGCAAGGTTGCTAGTCACTGGACAAAGGCAATAAGGACCTTGCTAACCTCCTCCCTTGTTGTTGGCGAGGCCATGATTGCCTTGCCTATGGCATTTGAGGCCTCGTTGACCGTGTATATAGAATGGTTAATATCCAAGTTAgtgatttataatttaaattggCTAGAAGctctaaattgggaaa
This region of Eucalyptus grandis isolate ANBG69807.140 chromosome 8, ASM1654582v1, whole genome shotgun sequence genomic DNA includes:
- the LOC104414130 gene encoding uncharacterized protein LOC104414130, with translation MKLSLSSSSSSSFFLLLLLLALSVLTEASNRKDEERASTPPRGWNSYDSFCWTVSEEEFLHNAEIISEKLHAQKYEYVVVDYLWYRKKVPGAYVDSLGFDVIDEWGRMIPDPVRWPSSRGGKGFTEVAKKVHSMGLKFGIHVMRGISTQAVNAKTPILDTITGGAYEESGRVWYAQDIGLKEKACAWMRNGFMSVNTDLGAGKAFLRSLYQQYASWGVDFIKNDCVFGDDLNVNEITYVSEVLKELDRPILYSLSPGTSVTPDMAKAVSGSTNLYRITGDDWDSWGDVAAHFDVARDFAAAKMIGSSGLLGRSWPDLDMLPLGYLTDPGSNEGPHRRCRLNLKEQRTQMTLWSMAKSPLMFGGDLRNIDDTTFSLITNPILLEINSYSSNNAEFPYIRKSSSPRGRKLGRSRMYPTSMEESEVEVLGLTSCKDPKASRWLVEEPDQSLERICWKENMEGRYGEPFCLYKRNSLVKSDEEIMYGSQYQGALHLLASEKANYCLNASPRRKITSSEFTRGSFSRCTWNANQMWEFHSNGTLISSYSGLCAIMKKVKANVGAAGARSWIATGRSGEIYLAFFNLNSENMVIATEVSDLAKVLPGRSITSCEGKEIWSGTGLGRLTNGTIATKVGSHDCALYVLNCN